Proteins encoded together in one Desulfuromonas acetexigens window:
- a CDS encoding lytic transglycosylase domain-containing protein yields the protein MKHFAVNSLAVWGLFLVLLSVPATGFGDIYRYVDAYGVTHFTDRPTNGQYRLFMKSKRSQPPKSAGKSINLTNLTKHYDSLVKQYASAYNLDEALVHAVIKVESNYNSNALSNKGAQGLMQLIPETASDMNVRDPFNPEDNIRGGSRYLRLMLDQFKGDTDLALAAYNAGPNAVLRHQGIPPYEETRNYVQKVKKYLEYFRQNRTASL from the coding sequence ATGAAACATTTCGCTGTCAATAGTTTGGCTGTTTGGGGTTTGTTCCTTGTCCTGCTGTCGGTGCCGGCCACGGGCTTCGGCGATATTTATCGCTATGTCGATGCCTACGGCGTCACCCATTTCACCGACCGACCGACCAATGGGCAGTACCGGTTGTTTATGAAGTCAAAACGTTCCCAGCCTCCCAAATCCGCCGGGAAATCTATCAACCTGACCAATCTCACCAAGCATTACGACTCGCTGGTCAAGCAGTACGCTTCCGCCTACAACCTCGATGAAGCGCTGGTGCACGCGGTCATCAAGGTGGAAAGCAACTACAATTCCAACGCCCTCTCCAATAAGGGCGCCCAGGGGCTCATGCAGCTGATCCCCGAAACCGCCAGCGACATGAATGTGCGCGACCCCTTCAATCCCGAGGATAATATTCGCGGGGGAAGCCGCTATCTGCGTCTGATGCTCGATCAGTTCAAAGGCGATACCGATCTCGCCCTGGCCGCCTACAACGCCGGACCTAATGCCGTTTTGCGTCACCAGGGGATTCCCCCCTACGAAGAAACCCGCAACTACGTCCAGAAGGTCAAGAAATATTTGGAATATTTCCGCCAGAACCGCACCGCGTCCTTATAG